The genomic interval TGATGAAAACACTGCGTTGGGCCAGCCGATGCAACTCGCGCAGAATGTGGACGCTTTCTTCTTCGTCAAACTGGTGAAGCAAGAGCGACGCTGTGACCCAGGTAAAGCTTGCATCGGCGAACGGCAGGCAAAAGGCGTCGGCAGCGACCGGAAAAAGGACTGTTTCGCGGCAGTCACTGGACAGGAACATGGAGATATGGCTGGAGCGCCGGTCCACTGCCGTGACGCGCAGACGCACGCCTCGCCGCCGGCACCAGGCGCCGAGTGCCTGTGGAATATCGGCCGAGCCGGTGGCCACGTCGAGGAGCGTTGCCTCGCGCAGCTCCGCCTGCTGGAGTTCTTGGCGAAGGAAATTCCGGACAACCCGGGTGCCGCCGAGGTAGCGGTTGATGCGGCGCAAATCGGCAAGGTTGGCGCGGATGTCCGCTTCCGGCAAATCGGGACGGTCGAGCAACTCCGCCCCGCGCACTTTTCTCATCGGCAGAAACATCAGGTACCGTTCCCGGCCGGATATTTTTCTATGACCAGGGCGGAATTCTTTGAACCGAAGCCGATGCAATTGCACAGCGCGGTCTGGATGTTCCGCTTGCGGCCGATCTCCGGCACATAGTCGAGGTCGCACTCGGGGTCAGGCTGATCCAGGTTGATGGTGGGCGGGAGGACTCCATCCCGCATGGCCAACAGCGTTGCGGCCACGCCCGCCGCGCCGCATGCCCCCTGGGGATGGCCGATGAGCGATTTGAGCGCCGACATGGGAATCTGGTACGCCCGGCTGCCGAAGCAGAGTTTGAGCGCCCGCGTCTCGATCCGGTCATTCAGCACCGTCGAGGTGCCGTGCAGGTTGACGTAATCAACCTGGTCGGGTTTCTTTCCGGCTTGCCGCAACGCCAGGTGCATGGCCCGAGCCGGTTCTTCGCCGGATTCGTCGAGCCGGACACGGTGGTAGGCATCGCAGGTTGAGCCGTAGCCCTGAATCTCGGCATAGATTTTTGCGCCGCGGGCGCGGGCGTGCTCCAGCTTTTCCAGCACAAACATCCAGCTTCCTTCGGCAATGACGAACCCGTCGCGGTCAAGCGAAAAGGGGCGCGAAGCGCGCGCCGGGGCGTGGTTCCAGGAGGTGGTCATCACTCGCATCAGGGCGAAGGCTCGGAGGATCAAGGGGGCGAGCGGCGCATCCGCCCCGCCCGCGAGAACAGTGTCAATGACGCCGCTGCGAATGTTTTGGAAGGCGTAGCCGAGAGCATC from Candidatus Acidiferrales bacterium carries:
- a CDS encoding methyltransferase domain-containing protein: MFLPMRKVRGAELLDRPDLPEADIRANLADLRRINRYLGGTRVVRNFLRQELQQAELREATLLDVATGSADIPQALGAWCRRRGVRLRVTAVDRRSSHISMFLSSDCRETVLFPVAADAFCLPFADASFTWVTASLLLHQFDEEESVHILRELHRLAQRSVFINDLERDWVPFVFMKLTRPIFARCHLSRYDSAVSIRQAFSPGELGDLARQAGFRRFAVRRYFPYRLSLRIEKDSS
- a CDS encoding beta-ketoacyl-[acyl-carrier-protein] synthase family protein, which encodes MPSERRVVITGMGVVSPNGVGREPFWRATRAGISGVKRISLFDTSGMQVQIAGEVVGLPHNGYVSEKDRQHVARTVPLSIAASEEALEDAGLKPAQMDLEARRGVGVVLGSGGGSHEFTEEQYRLYYTGQLKRVSVYTIPSSTWGALASELSIKFGFRGFSHLISTGCTSSTDALGYAFQNIRSGVIDTVLAGGADAPLAPLILRAFALMRVMTTSWNHAPARASRPFSLDRDGFVIAEGSWMFVLEKLEHARARGAKIYAEIQGYGSTCDAYHRVRLDESGEEPARAMHLALRQAGKKPDQVDYVNLHGTSTVLNDRIETRALKLCFGSRAYQIPMSALKSLIGHPQGACGAAGVAATLLAMRDGVLPPTINLDQPDPECDLDYVPEIGRKRNIQTALCNCIGFGSKNSALVIEKYPAGNGT